taaacaaaacaattgccACTTCAGCTATTTTTAAATTACATCTAATCATTTTAGCATAATTGTTGATAATATGTTACGATGAAACTGTGCATAAATACTGAAATGGTCTTACCTTTGGGTAATACTGCGCAGTGATCGTCAGTCCATGAGGAACTGCGTGACTCAGAATCACTTCATCGACGTCAAAGAAGACGATGAACATCTGCTTCTTCTTTGAGGGGCTGACTGTGAACTTCTTTGGGGACGGTGATCCAGGTGTTTTCCACATAGTTGACTGTTCCTTCGTTTCCGGCTCATATAGACTTatccaagtttcatcaactgtGACAATGCGCCTAAGAAACTCTTCACCTTCTCGCTCGAAACGATCCACAAAATTCTGACAACACTCAATTCTCTACTTCTTCTGGTCATCTGACAGCATTTTCGGGATCCATCTAGTGCATATCCGCCGCATATTTAGTTTGTTATGTAAAATGTCATGAACAGTGCCGATGCTGCAATCAACTTTGTCACTGACTTCGCGAATCGTAATACGGCGGTCCAGTTCAAGCAGTCCCTTGATTTCCGTGACATGACGTGAGGTTATTGACGTCGGCCGATCGCTGCGTGGCTCGTCCATTACACTATCTCGGCCGTTTTTAAACCGCCCGTACCACTCATAAACCTGCGATTTCTTCATTGCTTTCATTCCATATGCCTTCTCTAACATTTTAATAGTATCTTTCCTTGAAACATCATtcaaaacacaaacttttatcGCTGATCTTTGTTCCGTAGTCATTTTTACGCACCGTAGGAAACAAAATGGGCGTCAGAACGTCAAATGACATCACAATATTTAGTGACGTCACGAACGTCACGCTGATAGTTGGCGGTAAAACTACTACAATTTCGGtaataattgctttacaaacaATAGAGTTATAGAACTTTGTTTAAAGGAAATACATTTAGAAATTGCTACTTTTTTGGCCGGTTTTCAGTAGGTGTGGTTGCCATAGCTACTATGATTTTGGTTATAGTCAGTTACTGACATTAATATTCACTCATTTTGCTTAAAAGTCCCGTTTCTACAAACTcgctaagtttcattgaaattcatgcgtccattattattttacagcGTTTTTCCGGATATATttcgaacacccctcgtacaAGTATTCATTTAAATACGTTTAAACTAtacaataatcataattatacatTCATCATGATTATtatacaatcatcattatacacTACAACTTcaatacatataataatcatcAAGCAATGTAGCACAAATAGGTGCTGGTATTTCCTGTCTAGTGGCCGGCTCAATGGTTAttcaattaacataaaataagtagaacccatgaaataataaaaatataacaatatcacatattttacatataaaaatacataCCAATTGTGGATTGGGCTGTTTGCTGAACTCACAGACACATACACACCAAAAATGTAATTTCCCAGTGAGCTGGTTACTGACACTGCCACCACGTGTTACTATATGGCTGCAAAACAAGGTGTACAATAGAATAGAAACAGTGATGTCTTAGAATTACTGCAACAAGTTAATAATATGCCGCCATCTTAGAATTCATCAATCATGTCAACAATGCATGCACATGAATTAAGtattaaaaacacatttaaacacaGCTCATTTGCAACTTGTCTAAGGAATAAATTGCAAGGCAACACAAACATTTCCTAACCTCAAAAGAATCCAAAACTCCATGAAcataaaatagattaaaatggaacaaatTCACCTGTCCACTTGAAAACATGTCGGACAACTGAAGAAAAAGCGGGGTCATGTgactaaaattcataaaacagcGGGAACTTATTGCAATGCTTGACTGGTTGCTACTAAGAATTGGTCAAAGGGAAGCAACTTCTGAATAACTTAAGATCCAGAATAATCCACCTTGTTACATACAGGAATTGAATATGGTACAAGTTATTGCAATGCCGAGCTTtctcaaaatttgttaaaatgttacagacaatttacgaaaatgttaaaacatgtgTGCGGGCTAACGGAAAAATGAGCGAAAGTTTTGACAGTTTAAGAGGTGTTAAACAAGGCGAACCATTGTCGCTTTTGTTATTCTTattctttataaatgatatatatcaatatttatatgACGAAGCTATTGACTCGTTTAGTGTGGATGAATTACGTccatttttacttctttttgctGACGATATAGTATTGATGTCTTATAAAAACGAAGGGTTACTAAAACTGTTGAATAATTTGCATTTGTACTGTAGCAACTGGGGTATTAGTATAAATACTGATAAAACAGTTGTGATGGTCTGTAAGAAGGGCAATAGGCCTGAAAATATTAATTGATATTATGATAACCATAAGCTTAACATAGTTACAAAGTTTACTTATTAGGCGTTATTTTGTCAGCTAAGTGCAATTTTTACCAGGCGAAAAAATCACTATCTAAGCAAGCTATGAAAGCtcttttttcattaaattcattatttgaaaCGGTATCCTTGGATACAAAAGATAAACTTAAGTTATTTGATTCTATGGTAACATCAATTTTCAATTATGGATGTGAATGTGAATGTGAAATATGGGGTTTTCATAGAGCATCTGATACAGAAAGAATGCatgtaaagtttttaaaacatattttaaaagttcgcCAACAGACAGCTAGTTCCGCAATTTACGGAGCATTTGGACGAGCTCCATTACATACAATTCGTTAAATAAGACTGATTAAATATTGGTTCAGGACTATTAAAACCCCAGATTCTTTAGTTTATAAGTTATTTGATCAACGTGATGATCACGGAAGTTTTGTTAATAAATGGGCCAAAAGTATCAAACAACCATTAGACAATTTAGGATTTTCTTATCTATGGAATAATGCAGCAGTTTCGAATTTACAAATCAAATCCAAAGTGTAATTAGAAGTATATATGATCAATATTTACAGCAATGGTTCTCAGAAATTAGAAATTTACCTAAACTCCaaacatattgtatatttaagaataattttgaaactgaaaagtTTTTCAGTTGTGTAAAGTATGATAAATATAGAATTGCTTTATCTAGACTTAGATGTTCTGCACATAATTTACTTATTGAAGAAGGAAGATACATAAATAtagaaagaaaccaaagaaaatgTACTAAATGTAATATGAACTACATcgaaaacaaatatcattttctcTTAGTATATCCTTATTATAGACAGCTTAGACTTACTTATTTACCAAAATGTCTATGAAGCTAACATTCTACGAGGATAATACTCCCGTAGCAATAGAAACTTTTCATAtgtcaatttttatttgaatatgtgtAATGTTGTATAGTTTTTAATTGTGCATATATTTCCTTTATGTTGTAATGTTGTAATTACTAGAGATTTTGCTCAATTAATTGTGTTTACATACTATATTTAATTTCATGCTTTTCTCCTTCATATTGTGATGTACGCCACTGTATTTAGGCGAtgaacatttatttgtttatgccaaataatatATAGAATTGCATTGATCatgttatcgatgctcgaccccgCCATGGTGAATCCACATGgtaaatagaaggaaatcggccgggaatTGTTCGAGCGAGCCAGGGTGCTCGAGTTATTGATGCTCGAGTGAGCGGTGTTTCACTTTAAAAGCCTATAAAGTAAGAACATGTTAGACACAAGGGCTTGGCCATTCTTTtaccctagggcaataatttggacaagtattgtagagagtcaaaccccttatatcacatgccaaatatcaaatttaagctctagagaaaaggaattttaaagtctgatagctgaacaTCTATTTTTCACTAAAAAGACCCATATGTGCAATGcgccggaaccatttgaacaactttgaaagactgagctaccaagagatcatttttgtaaactttcattaaaatccattcagtggatTGGAAAAGACATTGTTTAGGCCTTAAAAATAGTCTTGTTTCAGGTCATCCGACCGACCGTATTTTTTTACCCCGGaccgtaattttttttttccaaatcagaTCTGCCAGTCTACGAAAAACCGTGGCGCCGAAAAACAAGTATCGTTTTTTGTTCAAATAATCACACGTCACGATGAATTTGTGCCTTTAATCCCTGTTGACAGCCGCCGATTGTAATGTTTTAATCGACCAATGAACGTATATTCTAATTACCACTTGATTGTTTCAGTTACAAATTCGTTATTCCATTTAACAATCAAAAGTCGCACATTAGCGACTGAACACGTTTGCATCAAACAAACGGTCGCAATGCCTTTAATCCGTTAAGATAATTGTGTTTCATGTACACACACCATAAACAACGAGTTTCATCTTTTCTTTAATTACACGCTTATCGATAAACACTGCAGACCACTTACACATTATAATTTTTGACAGTTAAGTGGGCGGAGTTAACGCTTCAGGCACAAGTTGACACGACGTTGTGTATTCGCTTTGTTGTTGGTTGAAAATTTTGCAATACAATatttaatacaatacaatacttaAATCTCTCACTTCATGGTATACATGACAATATGAGACACcaaattatacaaatacataGTGAGGCATGTGTTATTCAATGTTATTCAATGTTTAAATATAGTAAATCGCTACAAAGCGGGAGTAGGACCCGGATCTGAATATTTGTACATATGAAATGTCAATGTTGAAACATCTGTATAATCTCTTTTACAAACAGACAGAACtttctaaaaaaggaaaacacatGATTTTTGGTATCTGCATTCATAACTCTACAGAATGTAATAATAGTTGGACAACGAATAAATtgctgtttgatatatttttttccttaacGTATTTAATATAGAACATTCAAGTAAGTAATGAAATTCGTCACCAATATTTGAATTACATAGGGTACATATTCTCTCATCATATGGAGTTTTATTCAAGCTTCCTGTCTCAacaggaagtttatgttctttttcggcgacgccgtctaaattcgttttcgttacctatgccacgtgacttcagtttgcaaatcaaactacttgataacgcattatagataatttatcaaaatggaagatttatgcaacactctgcctgattggacgagagtgtcaatttctttcactctgttgattgtgctacgctgagtgaaaggtagacaaagcgtttatcctaaacgacgctgttcacagttttaaagctaactttggctcagtatatttagcaagaatatcgatatatctcaaaatgataagtaagtttaataaatatgataaaaacctgttcaaataccaacattaTATccaattaaagaaagagctggatacggtctgcgtatcacatgaataagggtgtgataagagaagtgctttttaaaagatcttccttgttacaattgtcgtctgtatatgaaaaggtttcttgcttttgtgacttattcagattgcatattaaaatgagtacttgtttgctttgatatatttgttatgaattatttaacCGATTTATTATATACGagtatttttctttagtatggtatgcaaatattgaactcagttgaaatctgttttattatatatatgctatataatgactgaatctcattacactgaaatgaaggtacgctgcatacagtttatctatgtgatatgactacggtaaaactttgcttatgaaacagaaatattgaaatagttacAATTGTATGTTTAGCTTGACCTTCACtgtttttataggtgtgacgtcattgtccaaagattcatgaatagcgaatatgcatttgttaaagcgggatcagttggcctattttataaataaataaaaataataaataaaaaaaatactttaattgattttttctcatgtattctaatcatttgtagcatctttattaggcccgcagccaactttgttttTGGTCAGCTGaaacatttgaccccttttaggggctgctagagctaaaactagaaatgcctttatacagcgtttcatgaacagcttggtggatctttgtca
This window of the Mercenaria mercenaria strain notata unplaced genomic scaffold, MADL_Memer_1 contig_4994, whole genome shotgun sequence genome carries:
- the LOC128554381 gene encoding protein GVQW3-like, giving the protein MTTEQRSAIKVCVLNDVSRKDTIKMLEKAYGMKAMKKSQVYEWYGRFKNGRDSVMDEPRSDRPTSITSRHVTEIKGLLELDRRITIREVSDKVDCSIGTVHDILHNKLNMRRICTRWIPKMLSDDQKK